ACAAACCTTCTTCCGTGGATACAATAACCACTGGCAAAGTAAGGATAGCAAGTGTAAGTGCCGACCAAATTACCCCTGGTGTACCAAATACAGGACTTGGCGCAGCCTCAGGATAGAAGAGCTCGTCAATTGACCCACCTAACATATAAACGAAGAATCCTAGACCAAACACCCCATATACTATGGATGGAACGCCTGCAAGGTTGATGACCGCGATGCGGATCATCTTAGTCACAGCGTTCTTTGCTGCATATTCATGAAGATAAATTGCGGCAATAACACCGAATGGTGTCACGATCACTGCCATCAACATAACCATAAATACCGTACCAAAGATTGCTGGGAATACCCCACCTTCGGTGTTTGCTTCACGCGGGTCATCGCTCACGAACTTACTGATTTGTACTAAGTAATGACCCACTTTGGCAAAAAAGCCCATGTCATTTGGAAACCAAACGTCCAACACTTGGTACAGAGGTAAAGTCACTTCTTCACCACGCATGTCACGTACCACAACTTGGTCACGCTTTGCCTGCTTTCTTAGCTCAAATAAACGTTTTTCGAAGACTTTGTAATCTTCGCGTAGCTCAGCACGGCGTGCATCTAGCTCTGCTAACTTTTCTGCTGTCAGTTCATTATCAAGCTGGTACGACTTTTCTTTTAAACGTAGACGTTCAAGCTCATAGTTAATGTGCCCGATTTCGCTATTTTGTAGGTCAAGCGCTTCGTCATTAAGGTCAACGGCACGCTCAACAAGCTCATGCAGCCTTTCAATTGGCTGGTCAGTTACTACTTTACCGTCTTCTAAAACGCGGGCAACATAGCCATAGAAATTACCATTTTTACTACGCTCAAATACTGCTAATTCTGCTGGAGTAGACTGGCTTTTGATGTCTGTTGATAATACCCAACGGAAATCAAGCTCTACATATTCACGATTACCCGTTTTAACGAGCAAACGCTCAATTTGATCGCTGTTGTAGCCTGAAAGGTCAAATCCAGCTGCTTCAAGGCGCGATTTTGGTACCATCTCGCGATCGTATATTTCACCAATTACCGTTTGCTTAGCAACCGAACCATCAAGATGCATCTCAACAACTTCTGATGGCCAAAAGAAGCTCAGTCCTTTCCACGCTATCATTGCAAGTAGTCCAATTACAGAAATCAAACTAATACTGACCGCGCCACCTGTCATCCAGATCCACGGAGAACCTGACTTAAACCACTGTTTTATCATGTCATGTCACTCCAATTACATTGAGCTGTACTTTTCACGCAGCTGCTGACGAACAAATTCAGCAACGGTGTTAAATACGAAAGTAAAAATAAACAATACAAAGGCAGCTAGGAACAGGATGCGATAGTGAGAGCTGCCAACTTCAGACTCCGGCATTTCCACCGCAATGTTTGCAGCGAGCGTACGCATACCTTGAAAGATACTCCAGTCCATGATTGGCGTGTTACCGGTTGCCATCAATACGATCATGGTTTCACCCACTGCACGGCCAAGACCCATCATTACTGCAGAGAAGATACCGGGACTTGCAGTAAGTAATACAACACGAACCAAAGTCTGCCACTGCGTAGCACCGAGTGCCAATGAGCCATTTGAAAGATGCTTAGGTACGCTAAATACAGCATCTTCTGCAATAGAGAAGATAGTAGGAATAACCGCAAATCCCATCGCGATACCCACTACCAGCGAGTTACGCTGATCGAATGTTAGCCCTAACTCATTGGTTAGATACTGGCGCACATTACCGCTAAATAGCCAAGACTCAACACCAGCGCTCATGGCAAATGAAATCCAGCCGACGATCAGCACAACAGGGATCAGCAAGATTGAATGCCAACCTTCAGGCACAAAGTGTCTGACTTTTGCAGGTAACTTAGTCCAACCAAATGCCGTTGCAATCATCGCAATTGGTAATAGCACCAATAAGGCAACCACTGCAGGTAGATGAGTTTCAATTAAAGGCGCTAACCAAAGACCAGCCAAGAAGCCCAAGATAACCGTTGGTAGTGCTTCCATTATCTCTACCGTTGGTTTCACCACGCGGCGCAATTCACTCGACATAAAATAGGCGGTGTAAATTGCTGACGCTAATGCGATTGGCACGGCAAACAGCATGGCGTAAAGCGCCGCTTTAATGGTACCGAACGAAATAGGTACTAATGAGAATTTCGACTCAAAGTCATCACTCGCAGAGGTTGACTGCCAAGTATAAGCAGGCTCCGGATACCCTTCGTACCACACTTCTTGCCACAGTGCAGACCAAGTAACTTCAGGGTGCTCATTGTGCAGCTCTACCACCGTTAACGTGTCACCGGCTAGTAACAAAGCCGCATTAGCGCGCGGCGCTACTGCAAACTTCTGTACTACTTTATCTGTGACTTTACCTTGCCATAAGTGCGCTTCACTGGTGGTGTAATACAAACCTAACTGACCATTTTCGTTGGTCGTGAAGAAAGTACGGCGATAGTATTCACTGAATAGTTTGACCTGTTTGCTCTTTGGTGTTTCAAAAGAACGGATTTTAGCAAACTGGCGTCCATCATCGGTATTGACTTCAAACCATTGTGAAACCTCACCATTGTCGTTAGCAAGCATTAACGAGTTTGCGCCCGCTAGTAGGTTCATATCGACTAAGTTGGCATTTTCCTCGTTTGCAGCAAGCAATTGGAATAACTCAACTTCAGAAGCATAGCGAGAGTCAAAAACGTAAACTTGGTTTGCTGAGCGAACAAATGTACGCGACGTATCGGGAGAAATAAGTAACTCATCAACGCGGCCATCAATATCTAACTCAGTACGCTCAACGGCCCACTCAACTTCTCCAGTAAACATGTTTTCTTCCGCAACAAAAGACGCAAAAATCACACGTTTATCCGCAGTTTGAGCAACTACCGCTGTTTTGTCTTCGAAGTGACTAAAGGCAAACTTACGAATTGCTTGCCCTTGTTCATCAACAATCAGTTGCTTCGCATTGAGTGGATAACTTAAGCGAGGGGTTAAAACACGTTGATTACCAGGGAAGCTTACCGTGAACATCGGCTTCACTAATTGTACCTGACCATTATCCAGACCGAATGCATATTGCCCTAGGAAAGGCGCACTCTCTGCAAATGATGTGATATTACCGTCGAGTGCAACATCTAATGTATCTAGCAATTTACCAGCGCCTTCACCTTTGATTTGGTAATAATCTACCGTTCCTTGGCTACCGAGTAAGTACGCAATTTCAGTTTGTTCTTCTACCCCTACTCCCAAATATGCTTTGTCTTGTGTAAGCTGAATATCCATACGCTTTTCAACCTTTGCCGATTCAAAGATTGGTTGAACAACATACAATAAGTAGAAGAAGATAAGTAAAAGTGCGACTAAGACCATTACTCCACCAGAAGTAATGCCAAATTGTGCAAACCTGTCTTTGAAGAGACGGCTTCTATCCGTTTTAAAGGATGGCTTTTGCGGATTTGAAGTCATCAATATACCCTTTGGTTTAAAAATTGGGGGTATTATATTTCATCAAGATGACAGTTGTGTTACACCTGAGACACTATTGAACTTTCTTCAATTGGCATTAGCCATCAAATTCATTATGAGAATAATGGAACTAATCGGCTCAAAAAATGCTCTGATTGTTAGCCTAGAGTAAATACATAAATTTCGTTGCATTTCTTTACATTAAGTGTTTATGGGCACTGGACAAAGTAAGTTTTTAGACTAGTCTAAATCATGCGCCGAATTCGTTTTTTCGCCTACGGGCGCCACAAAAAAAGAGACATGATATGAAGCAGTTAATATTAACACTTATAGGTAAGGACCGACCGGGTCTCGTTGAGGAAATCTCTTCCACTATTCTTTCCAACCATGGCAATTGGTTAACCAGTAACTTAAGCCACCTTGCCGGACAATTCGCAGGCATCGTGCAAGTTGAGGTTGCCGAAGAACATTTGCAAGAAATACAAGATGCGTTGCATAAATTGCCAGGGTTAGACGTTAGCGTTGAATCAGGCGAAAACTTGCCAGCACAGGATGAGCCAGATACATTAAATTTAATCATCACAGGTAACGATAGACCGGGAATTGTGCAAGAGCTTGCTACGGTTATTCGCCACAAGGGTGCAAACATCACACACTTAACCTCAAAACAACGTAGTGCACCGAACTGGGGACTGCCTATTTTCAGCGCTTTCGCAACTGTGACTTTACCTGCTGGCACGGTCAAGGAAAACGTAATTGAAGCACTCGAGTCAATCACCAGTGACTTGATCGTGGACATAGAAGAAAGCTAAAACCTACACTATACTCATGATAGTTGAATGACAAACACGACAGGCGCGTTGTGTTTGTCATAATTATGTCACACACCCTGCTTAAGCTGTAAAAATAAGCTGTACCTATGGAAAGAACCATGCAGGCCGTATCTCCAGAGCATAAAACTATCACGTACTTTGCCAAAGAATTAAGCTGGCTCTCTTTTAACGAACGCGTTTTACAAGAAGCCAAGGACCCAACCAACCCGATCATCGAGCGGATCCGGTTTCTTGGTATATTTTCCAATAACTTAGATGAGTTTTTCCAAGTCCGTGTTGCGGATGTAAAGCGCCGTATCTTATTAAATAATCTGCCTGATACCAATTTCGATGAAGATGAAGCGCTACTTGCTGACATTCAAAAGAAGGTGTTGGAACTTGGCAAAAAGTTCAATGCTATTTATGACCAGATCCTCATCGATTTAAATGAGCATCATATCCATATTAAGCAACCTGATGCGCTGTCTGACTTCCACAAAAATTGGTTGGCTAACTACTTTAAAGACCAAGTGCTGCCTCACCTATTACCAATGATGATTAACGAAAGTAAGGACTATTCGGACAACATCAACGACACTATGACTCACCTGTTTGTGGAGTTAAATGGTGAGAAGCAGCACCATGCCTTTTTGGAAGTCCCGACTGACCGTCTAAATCGTTTTGTCCAGCTACCACCAGAAAAAACCCGTCGACATAAAACGATTGTGTTGCTTGACGATGTTATTCGATTCTTTATTGCCGATGTGTTTAAAAGTTTCTTCAAATTTGACCGCATTGACGCCTATTCGATGAAGCTTACTCGAGACGCTGAATACAACTTAGATGATGAGCTTGAAGAAGGTGTGTTGGATACCATGTCCAAAGGCCTCAAGCAGCGCTTGTATGCCGAACCCGTGCGCTTAGTGTATGAAGAATCAATGCCGGAAGAAATGATCAAGTTGATGAAAAAGCGCTTAGGAGTAACAGGCCAAGATGCCATGATCCCAGGTGGTAGATATCGCAATTTCAGAGATTTTATGTCTTTTCCAAACGTTGGTCGTGGTTACTTAGAAAATAAGCCATTGCCGCCACTTAAAAGTGCTGCCTTTTCAAAATATAGCAGCGTCTTTCGCGCGATTTCAGTTCAGGATATTTTACTGTATTACCCCTACCATACCTTTAATCACATGCTGGAATATATCCGCCAAGCGGCGTTTGACCCCAGAGTGACACAAATAAAGGTCAACATTTATCGCGTGGCCAAACAATCTCGTTTAATCGCTTCACTGATCAATGCAGCAAAGAACGGTAAGAAAGTCACCGTGATGGTTGAGTTAAAAGCCCGCTTCGATGAGCAAAATAATATTGAGTGGGCAAAACTCATGAGTGAATACGGTATTAAGGTCATGATAGGCATACCGGCGCTCAAGGTACATAGTAAGCTTTGTGTGGTTCACCGCAGAGAAAAAGGCAAAATCGTAAAATACGCTCACATAGGTACGGGTAACTTCCACGAAAAAACCGCCAGGATTTATACTGATTTCAGTCTGTTTACCAAGCACCCTGATATCACGGAAGAATGCGATAGCGTATTTCGCTTTATTGAGAGTAGTTACCTGCCGTTTAGATTCGAGCACTTGATGATTTCGCCTATCAACGCGCGTAGCCAAATTCTAGCATTGATCGATGAAGAGATAACCCATGCCGAGCAAGGTCGAACAGGTAAGGTAACAATTAAGATCAATAACTTAGTTGATAAACAACTCGTTGATAAGCTGTACGAAGCATCGCGTAAAGGCGTCAAGATCCGCCTCATCGTACGCGGCATGTGTGCCCTTGTGCCCGGTATAGTGCAGTTTAGCGATAATATAAAAATCATAAGTATCGTCGATCGTTTCTTAGAGCACCCGCGAGTGATGATTTTCGACAACAACGGCGACCCTAAAGTCTACATTTCCTCTGCAGACTGGATGACTCGTAACCTCGACCACCGTGTTGAAGTTGGCACCCCCATTTATGCCGAACATTTGAAAAAGCTGATTATCGATATCATTGAGTTGCAATTTAAAGATCGCACTAAAGCCAGAATTATTGACGCCGAACAGAAGAATCTGTACGTTCGCCGAGGTAACCGTAAAAAAATTCGCTCTCAGATCGCGATTTATGACCATTTAAAAAAATGGGAGTTGCACCAATTAAATGAAGCGAAAGAATAACCGTTGAGGAAGAATATATGCGCGACTACCCTTCTATTGCCGCAGTGGATTTAGGTTCAAATAGTTTTCACCTTGTTGTAGCAAGAGAAGTAGATGGTCGCCTTCAACTCCTCCATAAAGAAAAGCAACGCGTTTACTTGGCTGCGGGCCTTGATGATGATTTCAATTTAAGTGACGACGCGATAGCCCGAGCATTGGATACGCTCTCGCAATTTGCGACGACACTACATGATTTTCCTAAAGAGTCCGTTCAAGTAGTAGCGACCTACACGCTACGAAATTGCAAAAACCTTAATTATTTTCTCGCTAAGGCGAAACAGGTTTTTCCATATCCAATCAATGTGATTTCAGGCCAAGAAGAAGCTCGCCTTATCTACCAAGGTGTCGCCAATCATGAACATGATAGTCATAACCGTTTGGTTATCGACATTGGAGGTGGCAGCACAGAGTTAGTTATTGGTCAGCACCTTACGCACAAACTGTTAAGTAGTCGCAATGTGGGCTGCGTAACCATGCAAAAAGCCTACTTTTTTGACGGAAAGCTATCTGCAAAGCGATTCAAAAAGGCAGAAATAAAAGCAGAGCAACAAATTGAGAGTATTACCGCAAGCTACCTAAAACTCGGCTGGAATACCGTTATCGGCACATCTGGTACCATTAAAGCAATTGCTGCTATGGTTAACGAACTAACCCAAGCCGATGAAATTACCCTGCCTATTTTGGAGCAAATTAAACAGCTATTTATTGATGCTGGGCACATAGACAATATTTCCTTAAAAGCACTACCTGAGGAGCGAAAAACCAGTATTGCAGGCGGCCTTGCTGTATTGATAGCACTATTTAGACAGTTAGGGCTCGAGCGCATGCGCCTTAGTGAATATGCATTGCGAGAAGGTTTATTGTTTGAAATGCATCAAACTGACGAGTTTGATATTCGCACCCGCACAATTAACACGTTCAGCGATCACTATAATATTGATAAGCAACACGCCGAAAATATTTGTGAAACCATCAAACTATTTACGACTCAACTAAAAGCGCACTGGCAACTATCCTCTTATGATGTCGAAATGTTATGTTGGGCAGCAAAACTCCATGAGGTGGGACTCGCCATAAACTCTTCTGGCATGCATAAACACGGTGCTTATATTGTCAGACATAGCCAACTTCCTGGCTTTACTCAAGCCCAGCAATTAAGGCTAAGTGCACTTGTACGCTTTTATCGAAAAAAGATAAAAACGCCAGAGTTAACAGAGTTAGTCAACGAAGAGCTAACACACTTTAATCGTATTTTGGCGGTGTTTCGCCTCAGCGTCCTAGTGAACCAAAAGCGCCAACAAGACCAACTTCCCGAGCTAAGTATCACAGCTGTTGATAACGCTTTGATACTTCACATTGCGGCTGAGTGGCTTGAATCACACTCGCTGTTTCAAGCAGATCTCGAGCAAGAACAAAACTATCTAAAAACAATCGGTATTCAATTTAACCTGAGATTTGGATAAGTATTACCAATAGCTAACTATTGGAAGGGAATTCAACGCCATTAGCGCTTAGATGGGCAGCTAGAAAGGCGCTAATTATCCGCAACTCCGATTACTTACCTTTTCACTTTGCCAGGTAAGAACTACTGTTCATCACCTGCCACAATAGAAAGGATCTCATCTGCATAAGCTCGACTAGAAAGCGCCATATCATAGAGGTAATTGGTCGGTGTTGCTGGTCTGATAGCTTGTAAAATAAGCTCAGCTTCTCGCCAATCGTTGCGCTCAATTTCGAACGCTAAACGTAGCGCTCCACCAAGTAAGCCTTGATAACTCAGTAACGCACTGGAAAGCGAATCATCGAGAGAAAACTCCGCTGCAATAACAGAAAGCTCAACATCAAGGATCACATCTAGGATGGACATAAGACCAAGCAAATAGCCAGTTTCCGACATTTCTTCGCCACCTGGCATTAAGAATGTTTCCACAAACTTGGCACGAGTTAAGCCCATTCTTGTCAGCTCACTGGGTTTATCTGAACCCAATTCGCTCAATGCCAGTATTTTAACAAACTGCCTAATTGCGTCTTCGCCTAAATACACAACAGCCTGAGAGATAGACTTAATTTCTAATCTATCTTCACCGGCTTTAGCATTCGCAAGTTTTAGCAATCGTGCAGTTAAACTCAGATCTTTGCTTACTCTTGTTTGTATTTCTTTGAAGCATAAAGATTTTTTCGCCGTTGCTTGTAGCAGCTGAAACACCACCATTTTCGATGGTTCAACGTTGCCATGGTTGAGCATTTCAGGTTTGGCGAAAAAGAAACCTTGGAAAAAGTCTGCTCCAGATGATTTGATGATCTCGAACTCTTCTTTTGTTTCGATACGCTCAACAATGATTTTAATATCCGGATACTGGCGCTTGAGCTTTTTTACCGCCATATTGGTTTTTATAATTGGCTGCTCAACCTCAATTTTGACGAATTCCATGAGTGGTAGCAACGGATCCCACTTTGACGTGCCGTCGTAGTCATCCAAAGCAAATCGATAGCCTTTCTCTATTAACTTAGTCACCGTATTCACAAGAGAAGGGATATTTTTAGAGCGCTCCACAATTTCCACCACAAGCTTCTGTGGCGCTAATAAGCTAGGTAATTCTTGCAGTAATGATTCGTCGGATAGATTTATAAAAGCGAGCTGCCCCGCAGCCAAACGCTCTACACCGATAAACATTAAGGAGTTAAAAAACATTCGCCCAGTCGCTTGCCCATCGCTTACCCCAACTGGGAAAGCATTGTTATCTGAGTCTCTGTAAAGCAACTCATAGGCAAAGACTTCTTGATCTGGCCGCAAAATGGCCTGTCTTGCAATATACTGCACTGCTGATTTACGTATTTCAGTCACCGGACCACTCATTAACATTCGTATCCTTTTTTAGATAAAAGGAAACCACGTGTCTCGGAGCGTATAATATGGTAACGCCCCGAGCAATAAAAAGTTTCGCTATTTTACAACACGTATAACCAAAAGTTACCAACTTATTAAACTAAGTCCTTATAAAGAGTAGGCTTTTAATTCACAGAACGCCAGTGGCTTGCCTGTCTAAGAAAAGTTAAGCTAAGATGAGTGCATGAAGCAAGTTTTGATCGTCTGGTTATTCGCCTTTGCCGGTTTGACTAAGGCTGAACAAGTCCCCTACTTAAAGTACAGTTTAAGTGGCTCGGGCAGCTTTTACCCGTATTTTACTCACAGCGAAGATGCACCAGGGATCCTGCCCGAAATGGTGGAAGCCATTTTGGTAAAAGCAAAGATCAGAGGCGAAAACCTGCTTCTCCCAGCGAAACGCACCAACTTTTATCTAGAGAAGCAGCAAATTGATTTTGATATCATCAGTCCAGATTGGCTGAACGAGCAGCAGAGGCAAGACGATAGATTTATCTATTCAGACCCCATCCTACCTATTAAAGAATATATTGTTACTCGTCAATCTCAACCACCTATATTAACCCTAGCGGGTATCGAAGTTGGTACAGTTAGAGGCTACTATTACCATGATGACCAAATATTCGAGCGGGTTGATTTTGCATCCGAAAAAGAGTTGCTGCAAGCCCTAAACCTAGGCAGGGTTGAACATATTATTATTGGCGATTTACCCGCACTATATTGGTCTGAACAACTTGGCATTGCTTTTAGCTTCAATCAACTACATTCAGAAGGGATGCTGCAGCTGCGGTTGTTAGGTAAGCATCATGGATTACTTAAGCGGATAAATCAGGCTATCGCACAGCTTAAACATTCTGGTGAAATCGAAAAAATAGCACAGCAGTATATTTCACAACTACCAATACATGCTAAAGGTGGCAGATAACATCTGCTCTGGACATAGATCAAGTTAAATGCATAAATTCTTCCCATAAATTGAGTATCAAGTGACGCATTTGGTATAATGGCACTTTTACAGCTTGGGAAATCATTATGACTATCGCTGCCGCGCTTGCTGAGCGCAGTAACAATCAATGTGAGCTCTGTACCTCAACGGATGGTCTCGAAGTATACGAAGTGCCACCAGTCGCCGAAGCACATTCTGACAAATGTGTTTATCTTTGTAGCCAGTGCAAACCACAGGTTGAAGGTCAACAGGATTTAGAAGCCAACCATTGGCACTGTTTAAACGATAGTATGTGGAGCCAGGTTCCTGCCGTTCAGGTTGTTGCCTACCGTATGCTTAAGCGCCTTGCGCCAGATAATGGCTGGGCTCAAGATGCATTAGACATGCTGTATCTAGAAGATGAGACTCGAGCATGGGCTGATCAAGCACTTGCAGAGGATGACGACCTTGTCCACCTAGATAGTAACGGAGTGAAGCTCAGCGCTGGTGACACAGTGACTTTGATTAAAGACTTGGATGTCAAAGGTAGTAGCCTAGTTGCAAAACGCGGAACTGCAGTACGTAACATTCGCCTTTCGCCTTCAAACCCAGAGCATATTGAAGGCCGTGTAGAAGGTCAAAACATCGTTATTTTAACGAAGTTTGTTAAGAAATAACTAGGCGCCCTAAGATAAACTGCTAAGTGTCTTCACTGTCTTATCAACTGGATAGCTTAGCAGTTTATTTCTATTCTTCGACTAATTGAATGCTGCGATAAAACGCACCATCATCCTCAGCCAATAGCGCAACCAATTCAGGCAACACTTTATCCATGGTTTTCTTTAAGGTCCAAGGCGGATTGATCACCATCATGCCAGAAGCCGTCATGCCTCGCTCTTGGGTATCTGCACGAGTAGCAAGTTCAAACACTTGAATATTGCGCACTCCAGATTCAATCAGGCTCGACTCCATTGCATCAATGCGTTCACGCTCAACAACAGGATACCAGATCATATACACACCTGAATCAAACTTTTTGTGTGCTTTTATGATGCTTTTGATCGCAACATCATAATCAGATTTAATCTCATAAGGTGGATCCATCAGCACGCAGGCTCTGCGTGAAGCTGGTGGCACCAATCCTAAAAGCCCTTTAAAACCATCACTACCAGTTACTCGCAGTGACTTTTTATGTGCTGTATTTTGCTTTAACAGCTCCAGATCTTTTGGATGTAGCTCAAAAAACCAGCCGTTATCCTGACGACGTAAGAAGTGTTCCGCCACCTTAGGAGAGCCGGGGTAATGGCTTAGTTTATCGCCTTCGTTAAAAGACTTGATTAATGCAACATAATCACTAATCGCTGACACTGATCCTGAATAATTCCATAGCTTAGCGATGCCTTGAAGGTACTCCTGAGTTTTTTGTGCATCATTGCTCGCCAGCTCAAA
The sequence above is a segment of the Pseudoalteromonas piscicida genome. Coding sequences within it:
- a CDS encoding ABC transporter permease subunit codes for the protein MTSNPQKPSFKTDRSRLFKDRFAQFGITSGGVMVLVALLLIFFYLLYVVQPIFESAKVEKRMDIQLTQDKAYLGVGVEEQTEIAYLLGSQGTVDYYQIKGEGAGKLLDTLDVALDGNITSFAESAPFLGQYAFGLDNGQVQLVKPMFTVSFPGNQRVLTPRLSYPLNAKQLIVDEQGQAIRKFAFSHFEDKTAVVAQTADKRVIFASFVAEENMFTGEVEWAVERTELDIDGRVDELLISPDTSRTFVRSANQVYVFDSRYASEVELFQLLAANEENANLVDMNLLAGANSLMLANDNGEVSQWFEVNTDDGRQFAKIRSFETPKSKQVKLFSEYYRRTFFTTNENGQLGLYYTTSEAHLWQGKVTDKVVQKFAVAPRANAALLLAGDTLTVVELHNEHPEVTWSALWQEVWYEGYPEPAYTWQSTSASDDFESKFSLVPISFGTIKAALYAMLFAVPIALASAIYTAYFMSSELRRVVKPTVEIMEALPTVILGFLAGLWLAPLIETHLPAVVALLVLLPIAMIATAFGWTKLPAKVRHFVPEGWHSILLIPVVLIVGWISFAMSAGVESWLFSGNVRQYLTNELGLTFDQRNSLVVGIAMGFAVIPTIFSIAEDAVFSVPKHLSNGSLALGATQWQTLVRVVLLTASPGIFSAVMMGLGRAVGETMIVLMATGNTPIMDWSIFQGMRTLAANIAVEMPESEVGSSHYRILFLAAFVLFIFTFVFNTVAEFVRQQLREKYSSM
- a CDS encoding exopolyphosphatase codes for the protein MRDYPSIAAVDLGSNSFHLVVAREVDGRLQLLHKEKQRVYLAAGLDDDFNLSDDAIARALDTLSQFATTLHDFPKESVQVVATYTLRNCKNLNYFLAKAKQVFPYPINVISGQEEARLIYQGVANHEHDSHNRLVIDIGGGSTELVIGQHLTHKLLSSRNVGCVTMQKAYFFDGKLSAKRFKKAEIKAEQQIESITASYLKLGWNTVIGTSGTIKAIAAMVNELTQADEITLPILEQIKQLFIDAGHIDNISLKALPEERKTSIAGGLAVLIALFRQLGLERMRLSEYALREGLLFEMHQTDEFDIRTRTINTFSDHYNIDKQHAENICETIKLFTTQLKAHWQLSSYDVEMLCWAAKLHEVGLAINSSGMHKHGAYIVRHSQLPGFTQAQQLRLSALVRFYRKKIKTPELTELVNEELTHFNRILAVFRLSVLVNQKRQQDQLPELSITAVDNALILHIAAEWLESHSLFQADLEQEQNYLKTIGIQFNLRFG
- the pstA gene encoding phosphate ABC transporter permease PstA gives rise to the protein MIKQWFKSGSPWIWMTGGAVSISLISVIGLLAMIAWKGLSFFWPSEVVEMHLDGSVAKQTVIGEIYDREMVPKSRLEAAGFDLSGYNSDQIERLLVKTGNREYVELDFRWVLSTDIKSQSTPAELAVFERSKNGNFYGYVARVLEDGKVVTDQPIERLHELVERAVDLNDEALDLQNSEIGHINYELERLRLKEKSYQLDNELTAEKLAELDARRAELREDYKVFEKRLFELRKQAKRDQVVVRDMRGEEVTLPLYQVLDVWFPNDMGFFAKVGHYLVQISKFVSDDPREANTEGGVFPAIFGTVFMVMLMAVIVTPFGVIAAIYLHEYAAKNAVTKMIRIAVINLAGVPSIVYGVFGLGFFVYMLGGSIDELFYPEAAPSPVFGTPGVIWSALTLAILTLPVVIVSTEEGLSRIPSSVRHGSLALGATQAETLWRIIVPMASPAIMTGLILAVARAAGEVAPLMLVGVVKMAPTLPLDGNFPYIHLDRKFMHLGFHIYDVGFQSPNVEAARPLVYATAFLLVTVIIALNITAIGIRNHLREKFRSLEH
- a CDS encoding substrate-binding periplasmic protein; the protein is MKQVLIVWLFAFAGLTKAEQVPYLKYSLSGSGSFYPYFTHSEDAPGILPEMVEAILVKAKIRGENLLLPAKRTNFYLEKQQIDFDIISPDWLNEQQRQDDRFIYSDPILPIKEYIVTRQSQPPILTLAGIEVGTVRGYYYHDDQIFERVDFASEKELLQALNLGRVEHIIIGDLPALYWSEQLGIAFSFNQLHSEGMLQLRLLGKHHGLLKRINQAIAQLKHSGEIEKIAQQYISQLPIHAKGGR
- the ppk1 gene encoding polyphosphate kinase 1 yields the protein MQAVSPEHKTITYFAKELSWLSFNERVLQEAKDPTNPIIERIRFLGIFSNNLDEFFQVRVADVKRRILLNNLPDTNFDEDEALLADIQKKVLELGKKFNAIYDQILIDLNEHHIHIKQPDALSDFHKNWLANYFKDQVLPHLLPMMINESKDYSDNINDTMTHLFVELNGEKQHHAFLEVPTDRLNRFVQLPPEKTRRHKTIVLLDDVIRFFIADVFKSFFKFDRIDAYSMKLTRDAEYNLDDELEEGVLDTMSKGLKQRLYAEPVRLVYEESMPEEMIKLMKKRLGVTGQDAMIPGGRYRNFRDFMSFPNVGRGYLENKPLPPLKSAAFSKYSSVFRAISVQDILLYYPYHTFNHMLEYIRQAAFDPRVTQIKVNIYRVAKQSRLIASLINAAKNGKKVTVMVELKARFDEQNNIEWAKLMSEYGIKVMIGIPALKVHSKLCVVHRREKGKIVKYAHIGTGNFHEKTARIYTDFSLFTKHPDITEECDSVFRFIESSYLPFRFEHLMISPINARSQILALIDEEITHAEQGRTGKVTIKINNLVDKQLVDKLYEASRKGVKIRLIVRGMCALVPGIVQFSDNIKIISIVDRFLEHPRVMIFDNNGDPKVYISSADWMTRNLDHRVEVGTPIYAEHLKKLIIDIIELQFKDRTKARIIDAEQKNLYVRRGNRKKIRSQIAIYDHLKKWELHQLNEAKE
- a CDS encoding EAL and HDOD domain-containing protein — encoded protein: MLMSGPVTEIRKSAVQYIARQAILRPDQEVFAYELLYRDSDNNAFPVGVSDGQATGRMFFNSLMFIGVERLAAGQLAFINLSDESLLQELPSLLAPQKLVVEIVERSKNIPSLVNTVTKLIEKGYRFALDDYDGTSKWDPLLPLMEFVKIEVEQPIIKTNMAVKKLKRQYPDIKIIVERIETKEEFEIIKSSGADFFQGFFFAKPEMLNHGNVEPSKMVVFQLLQATAKKSLCFKEIQTRVSKDLSLTARLLKLANAKAGEDRLEIKSISQAVVYLGEDAIRQFVKILALSELGSDKPSELTRMGLTRAKFVETFLMPGGEEMSETGYLLGLMSILDVILDVELSVIAAEFSLDDSLSSALLSYQGLLGGALRLAFEIERNDWREAELILQAIRPATPTNYLYDMALSSRAYADEILSIVAGDEQ
- a CDS encoding PhnA domain-containing protein — protein: MTIAAALAERSNNQCELCTSTDGLEVYEVPPVAEAHSDKCVYLCSQCKPQVEGQQDLEANHWHCLNDSMWSQVPAVQVVAYRMLKRLAPDNGWAQDALDMLYLEDETRAWADQALAEDDDLVHLDSNGVKLSAGDTVTLIKDLDVKGSSLVAKRGTAVRNIRLSPSNPEHIEGRVEGQNIVILTKFVKK
- a CDS encoding glycine cleavage system protein R, which translates into the protein MKQLILTLIGKDRPGLVEEISSTILSNHGNWLTSNLSHLAGQFAGIVQVEVAEEHLQEIQDALHKLPGLDVSVESGENLPAQDEPDTLNLIITGNDRPGIVQELATVIRHKGANITHLTSKQRSAPNWGLPIFSAFATVTLPAGTVKENVIEALESITSDLIVDIEES